The proteins below are encoded in one region of Podarcis raffonei isolate rPodRaf1 chromosome 6, rPodRaf1.pri, whole genome shotgun sequence:
- the SNRPC gene encoding U1 small nuclear ribonucleoprotein C, protein MPKFYCDYCDTYLTHDSPSVRKTHCSGRKHKENVKDYYQKWMEEQAQSLIDKTTAAFQQGKIPPTPFSAPPPGGAMIPPPPNIPGPPRPGMMPAPHMGGPPMMPMMGPPPPGMMPVGPAPGMRPPMGGHMPMMPGPPMMRPPSRPMMVPTRPGMARPDR, encoded by the exons ATGCCCAA GTTTTATTGTGATTACTGTGATACTTACCTCACCCATGACTCT CCATCTGTGAGGAAAACCCATTGCAGTGGCAGGAAACATAAAGAAAATGTGAAAGACTACTATCAAAAATGGATGGAAGAACAAGCACAGAGCCTGATTGACAAAACGA CGGCTGCATTTCAGCAAGGCAAAATTCCACCTACTCCATTCTCTGCGCCACCTCCAGGAGGAGCTATGATACCACCACCACCTAATATCC CGGGTCCTCCACGGCCTGGCATGATGCCAGCACCCCACATGGGTGGCCCTCCAATGATGCCAATGATGGGCCCACCACCCCCAGGAATGATGCCAGTCGGCCCTG CTCCAGGAATGAGGCCGCCCATGGGAGGACATATGCCAATGATGCCAGGGCCACCTATGATGAGACCTCCATCCAGACCCATGATGGTGCCAACCAGACCAGGAATGGCTCGTCCAGACAGATAA